A window of Aurantibacillus circumpalustris genomic DNA:
CTTTCAATTGCAAATTCTTTGTTGTTTTTCTCTGTGGCAGTCTGCCAATAAAGATAACCTTTTCCATCTTTGAAATTGCCAGTAAAATTTAGCAATTCGATGGGAAGTGTACTGAATGAGTATATTGTTATACGCATGTGATCTACCCGAGCAGTACCATTCTGAACAGTAGCACTTAAAACGGCTCCGAATGTTGTAGCGTTAATATCGGAATCCGCCCAAGTTGTTCCCCATAAATCTGTAGGAGTTCCGTAACTTGTATAGGCATCTGTAGTGGACCAAGCTGAAGTTGTTTGAGCGTAATTATTCCCTGTTATAACACCACCTTTTACCAATCTAACAGAATGATCTGCTTCGCGAATACTCTGAAGATGTATACAAATTGCCATTTGCCTGTTAACAGTGCCTGCAAATGTAAATGCCGGAGATTCAGTTCCTGAAGCAACTGTTGCTTTATGTGCTACTTCAAAAGAACCACCTGAGGTACTGAATCCGGAATTTGCACTATAAGTATCTACAACTTCCGTAAATGAAGAGTTAATGTTGTAGGTATTTGTTCCTCCAATGGTAGATGCCGGAGTTGTGTTGTTTCCGCAAAAAACACCCGAAACACTCATACCTCCTGCCAATGTATTAAGTGAAGGACTTAGGGTAATAGGATTGGTGGTAGTGTTTGAAAGTGTTGTTCTAATATCTGATACGGGTATAGTTTGATCTACAAATTGATACACGGCGCTTGACACTGCTTCCCAGTTCTCGAGGAGTGAAGTGCCGTCAAAGGTTAATACAAAAGAAGTGCCTATAGCTGCCGTAATTTCAGTCTCCATTAGTCGCCAATATTCAATTTTACCACAAAAACCAGATCCGCTTCCAACGAACGCTTCTGTAATTTGCGTAAGGTTTTGCCCACCATAAGTCAGAGCCGTAACATTGCGGGGCCCCAGACCATTTTCCATAAAAATACTGACAATCAAACACCTGGCAACCCCAGAAGAAATGGTTTTAGAAGTGCCAGTTGTCCAATTATCCAACACAGCAACCGCTGTCGAACTTGTAGTGCTTCGCTCTATTTCAAGAACAATTCCGCTTATAGAGGAAGGAACAGGAATTGCGAAATTAAAATTAGTTCCTGAAACATAATTCGTTATTCCTTTGGTTGAACACGATGCATAAGTATTATTACTACTCAGGATTTGAGCAGGAGTAGACCATGCGTTTACGCCTATAGAAGTATTGTTAGCTCTTGTTTGAGGGGAATTAGGTCCCGTTTGTGCATTTAAAACACCAGAAGAGCATCCTAAATGGATCCCTAATAAATAAAAAAGGATCAATACACGTTTTAGCATTTTACTAATTGTTTAGTAAATATATCGAAAATCTACAATATAAAGATTGCCGCAACAATCATAATTACTATAATAACTAAGTACTGCCAGAAGTCTACAAAATAAGGAGACATTTTTTTCCAGCTCTCTTTTAGTGACATTTAAATTTGATTTAAAGAATTACCACTTAGCGGTTGGATGCATTCTTGGTAAAGATTGCATTTCTGCTAAGATATAACTTAAGTGCTCACCGTGTAAGCCTTTTCTACTTCCAGTTTGCATGTAGGTAGTTTCAGGAATTTTAATGTTTGCATTTTGCAACAACTCAAAAATTTCTTTTTCCCACATTGGTTTTAATGTGTTTAAATCAATTGCTATTCCATCTTTGATAAGTGTTGCATCCACCTCATTCATTTCGAATAACTCACCAGTGTATTCCCAAACCTCGTTTAATCCTTTTTGTAAACGCGTTAAGCTTTCTTCTGTACCATTTCCAAAACGCATAACCCAACTAAAGCTGTGACGTTTGTGGTAAGTAATTTCTTTAATGGATTTAGAAGCGATCCCAGCTAGGGTTCCATCTTTGCATTTAGAAAGTTCTGTATAAAACATCAAATCAAAACAGTCAATCAATGCCTGACGAATAATTGTTTTGGCATAATCTCCATTTGGTTGCTCCGTGATTAGTGCGTTATAATATTCTCTGTCGTTTCTAAAAAAAGCGAGATCATCTTCTGTTCTGCCTTTGCCTTCAATTTGTGCAGCGTACTCCAATAAATTTTTTGCTCGTCCAAAAATATCTAAAGCAATGTTCGTTAATGCTAAATCTTCTTCTAGAAAAGGACCGTGTCCTGTCCACTCGCTCAAGCGTTGACCAAGAATTAAACTTGTGTCTCCTAAACGTAAAGTGTAGTTAAATAATGCGTCGTTAGTTGTCATTCAATTTTTAAAATTTGATTTTTGATTTATTGAATTACATGTGCCCTACACCATCAGGAATCTGATAGAAGGTGGGGTGACGGTATATCTTATCATTAGAAGGTTCAAAGAAAGCGCCTGCATCTTCAGGACTACTTGCAACGATTGCATCACTTGGTACTACCCAAAGAGACATGCCTTCACCACGGCGGGTATATAAATCACGCGCATTTTGCAGCGCCATTTCTTTATCGTAGGCGTGGAGGTTACCACAATGTACAAAAGGTTGCCCTGATTTTTTTTGTACAAATACTTCCCATAATGGGCCTTGACTATCACTCATAAACTAAATTAAAAATGTTGAATTAAAAATTGAAAATTATGCAGCCTCCTGAGCTTGTTTCATTTGTTTTTTGCCATATGCAGCAGCAGCTGCTCTTACCCACTCTCCTTCTTTGTGCGACTTGTTACGGGAAGTCATGCGTTCTTTGTTACAAGGACCATTTCCTTTAATCACATTTTTAAACTCTGCCCAATCTGGTTCGCTGAAATCGTACTCTTTACGCTCTTCGTTCCACTTTAGATTTTTATCAGGAATGGTTAATCCTAAATATTCTGCTTGTATAACCGTTTGATTTACGAAACGTTGACGTAATTGATCATTTGTTTCGCGCTTGATACGCCATTTTATTGCATTTTCACTATTTGGACTTTCACGATCAGGTGGGCCAAACATCATTAATGTTGGAAACCACCAACGATTTAGAGCATCTTGTGCCATTTCTTTTTGGCCTTGTGTACCAAAGGCCAAATGCGTCATAATTTCATATCCCTGACGTTGGTGAAAACTTTCTTCTTTACAAATTCGCACCATTGCACGGCTGTATGGTCCATACGAAGAACGCTGAAGCATCACCTGATTCATGATGGCAGCGCCATCCACTAACCAGCCCACAGCGCCCACATCTGCCCATGTTAAAGTAGGGTAATTAAAAATAGACGAATATTTTGCTTTTCCTGTAAGTAATGCATCGAGCATTTCATCACGACTTGTACCAAGAGATTCAGCGGCGGTGTAGAGATATAAACCGTGACCGCCTTCATCCTGCACTTTTGCCATTAAAACCAATTTAGCACGCAGACTGGGTGCGCGTGAAATCCAATTTCCTTCCGGCAACATTCCAACAATTTCGCTATGCGCATGTTGCGAAATCTGGCGAATTAAATGTTTGCGATAGTTCTCAGGCATCCAATCCTTTGGTTCGATCATTTCATTTTTTGCCAGTTTGGACTCAAATAAATCTTCAAAATTAACAACACTCATGAGAAATATGATTTAATTATTCTAACAAAGATAGGATTTATAGCCTGTTAAATCAAGAAAAGAGCCAATTATTCCATGAGAAAAATCAGTAATTCACTTAATTTAATATTAATTTTTTTATAGGCTCAAAACGGTTATTTTTGCAGACTAGTTACAGAATTATGGCACGTTTTCACACATTAAAAGTAAAAGATATTCGTCGCGAAACAGCTGATGCAGTTTCTATATCATTTGAGATTCCACCGCAGCAGCAGCCCGAGTATCAATTTAAACAAGGACAATACGTTACCCTTAAACTAAAAATTAAGGGTGAAGACGTGAGACGCTCTTACAGTCTTTGTTCTAGTCCTTTTAGTGAAAAAGAATTACGTGTGGCGATTAAAGAAGTGGACGGTGGCCTTGCTTCCACCTATATAAATCGCGAACTAAAAGTGGGGGACTCCATGGAAGTAATGACCCCAATGGGTAATTTTCATACTATTTTATCGGGTTCAAAGTCAAAGAAGTATGTCCTAATTGCTGGCGGTAGTGGAATTACTCCAATGATGAGTATTTTAAAAAGTGTTTTGTATGTAGAAAAACAAAGTACAATTACTTTAATTTACGCTAATAGAAATGAAGAGAGTACGATTTTTAAAAAAGAACTTGATTCAATTGCAGAAAACAATTCAAATTTGAAAATTGTTTACGTATACGACCAGCCTCAGCAAAAAATTTCAGATTTACAAACCGGAATAATAACTACTGATAAAGCAAAAGCTTTAATTGAAAATTTTGGCGGCGTAAATGCAGATGAATATTTTATCTGCGGTCCAGGCCCTATGATGGAAAATGCTAAAACTACTTTAGAAGCTTTAAAAATTCCAAAAGAAAAAATACACATTGAATATTTTACTGCTGTAATTGAAGCGGTGAATAAAGCAGAAGTAGCCACTGGCGGAAATGTAAATGCTAAAATAAAAGTCATTCAGTACGGTATAGAAACTGATTTTGATTTAGAAACAAGCAGTATTTCGATTCTTGAAGCAGCAATTGAAGCAGGCGTTGACGCTCCATTCAGTTGTAAAGGTGCTGTTTGCTGTACCTGCCGCGCAAAAGTTTTAGAAGGTGCTGTAAAAATGACTGCCAACTTTGCTTTAACTGATCAAGAAGTAGAAGAAGGATTTATACTAACTTGCCAAGCACATCCAATTACCGAAAATGTGGTAATAGATTATGATGCTTAAGAGCAGGCTATTTTAATTTTCCCAAGCCAAGCGCAGTTTCATTAATTAAACCATTGAATATATATCTTTAGTTTGCATTTTACATAGTTTTTTTCTACAGTAGTAGGATAATTAGCATAATCACTTCCTTTGAAACGGAAGCTTGATCCTGTAATAAATTCATCAGTACTTCCATCATAATCGTAGATGCTAAGATGAAAATAGTCGTCTAAATTGTTAATCACATGTGGACTTGGGAATGTAAATATGAGTGGCAGGTTCTTTTCCACAACGTTATTACGGATATCCGAGATACCGTTGATTGCAATTTTGTCGTTGGTCTCGTCTTTATAAATTATATAAAAAACATCGGGACCGTCATTAGCATCCCAGCCGAGAGGCGGCTCTAAGTCCTCCAATTCAGCGATCTGGAAGCCTGTTACTCGTACTTTTGTAAATGCGGACGAGCCCGAAGTTGTTCCACCAGTTGTTGTTCCACCAGTTGTTGTTCCGCCGGTTGTTGTTCCCCCTGTGGTTGTTCCCCCTGTGGTTGTTCCCGCAGTAGTCGTGCTGTTAGATTGAGGTTGTTCTGTCTCTTTTTTCTTACAAGAAAAAATAAACAAGCAAACCATTCCTGCTGAAAATAGTAGAAATCGAATATTTTTTTTCATGATCATTTATTATAGGCATTACGAATTTAGAAAAAATTATGCGAGTCTTAAACTTTAAGAAGATCTTGTTCTAGTTTTTACTTCGAGTGTACAAGAATTCTCTTGCCTGCAAAACTGAAACATTCAGATATATTTCATCAACACTTCTTTACATAAACGAAAGGTTTGGCATAAATGTCGGTACTCTAAAAGAATTTAATTTTGAAAATTTATTTTACAGCGTTATACACATCTTACTGTCGAAAATGTGGAAATGCATTACGTGCTTATATCTTAAATGGATTTTTTATTCAACAATTAATTTTCCTCGGGTATATTTAGAATTACTTATAACCCCTCCTGAGGGAGCCGGCAGATCGGAAGCAGATTTGACAGGGACAAAATTATTTCTTACCGTATTTGTTGTGCTAAATCCTACCCACTCTGTTCCGCTCCACGAATAATGTCCGTCGCTTACCGATCCACCACTACTGTACACTAGCATGTCTGGTGGTACTGGTGCGGTTAACGGAGTGGCGGAATTTACACTGACTAGTGCTACTCTTGGACGCAAAAATCCTTTATTAGTGCTTTCTAATTCCAGCATTGAATTTACATCAATGTTATTCGGATTGTCTCCGATTTTTACTTGTCCATAGAGCGGACTTAGCGTAATAACCAGAAAACTTATGATGGTGATTAACTGTTTCATCTTGTTTGATTTTTGATTTATAAAAGAACGGTGCAAACTTATCCAGAAATGGTATGCAAGTAAATTTAGTTGATGCATGAGCCCTGCACATGTAAGTTTTAACGCCATAACGTAAATAGTAGTTGAAAACGTGGAAGACTTATACTTATTTATAACGTAGGATAAAGATTGTTGTAGTTTTAAAAAATAGATCTTGCGCAGGCGTGTATACTCAGCTTACAGATTTTCTGTTTATTCATAATTACTACTGTGTGTTTTTTATACAAATCCACTAAAAATCTTACACGTGTTTGCTTTAAAGAGAATTGACTGTTTTCACGTTCTCTTGTGTGATACATTTGTAGTATAAACCATTGACAGATACTGTCAAATAAATAAATATACCATGTTACTTCATAACCTACTCGAAAAACAAATTAAGGAATTTTTACCTCATGGGAGCGAATCAAACCCCGAACTAAAGCAATTTATCAATTCCATTAACGGTACGTATGAGACTTTGCATTCGGACAAAACGCCGCGCGAGGGTGACTTTGTTTCAAAACAACAAACTATTTTTGAACTCGAAAAAAGTGAGGAAAAATATAAGAGTATTCTTGAAAAATCAGCTGACATCATATACAAAACAAATCGGGATGGTTACTTTACGTTCGTTAACCCTGTAGCTGAGAGAATAACCGAATTTTCAGAAGACGAACTTTTGAATAC
This region includes:
- a CDS encoding FAD-binding oxidoreductase, yielding MQTSYRIMARFHTLKVKDIRRETADAVSISFEIPPQQQPEYQFKQGQYVTLKLKIKGEDVRRSYSLCSSPFSEKELRVAIKEVDGGLASTYINRELKVGDSMEVMTPMGNFHTILSGSKSKKYVLIAGGSGITPMMSILKSVLYVEKQSTITLIYANRNEESTIFKKELDSIAENNSNLKIVYVYDQPQQKISDLQTGIITTDKAKALIENFGGVNADEYFICGPGPMMENAKTTLEALKIPKEKIHIEYFTAVIEAVNKAEVATGGNVNAKIKVIQYGIETDFDLETSSISILEAAIEAGVDAPFSCKGAVCCTCRAKVLEGAVKMTANFALTDQEVEEGFILTCQAHPITENVVIDYDA
- the paaC gene encoding 1,2-phenylacetyl-CoA epoxidase subunit PaaC; translated protein: MTTNDALFNYTLRLGDTSLILGQRLSEWTGHGPFLEEDLALTNIALDIFGRAKNLLEYAAQIEGKGRTEDDLAFFRNDREYYNALITEQPNGDYAKTIIRQALIDCFDLMFYTELSKCKDGTLAGIASKSIKEITYHKRHSFSWVMRFGNGTEESLTRLQKGLNEVWEYTGELFEMNEVDATLIKDGIAIDLNTLKPMWEKEIFELLQNANIKIPETTYMQTGSRKGLHGEHLSYILAEMQSLPRMHPTAKW
- the paaB gene encoding 1,2-phenylacetyl-CoA epoxidase subunit PaaB, which translates into the protein MSDSQGPLWEVFVQKKSGQPFVHCGNLHAYDKEMALQNARDLYTRRGEGMSLWVVPSDAIVASSPEDAGAFFEPSNDKIYRHPTFYQIPDGVGHM
- a CDS encoding T9SS type A sorting domain-containing protein; translation: MLKRVLILFYLLGIHLGCSSGVLNAQTGPNSPQTRANNTSIGVNAWSTPAQILSSNNTYASCSTKGITNYVSGTNFNFAIPVPSSISGIVLEIERSTTSSTAVAVLDNWTTGTSKTISSGVARCLIVSIFMENGLGPRNVTALTYGGQNLTQITEAFVGSGSGFCGKIEYWRLMETEITAAIGTSFVLTFDGTSLLENWEAVSSAVYQFVDQTIPVSDIRTTLSNTTTNPITLSPSLNTLAGGMSVSGVFCGNNTTPASTIGGTNTYNINSSFTEVVDTYSANSGFSTSGGSFEVAHKATVASGTESPAFTFAGTVNRQMAICIHLQSIREADHSVRLVKGGVITGNNYAQTTSAWSTTDAYTSYGTPTDLWGTTWADSDINATTFGAVLSATVQNGTARVDHMRITIYSFSTLPIELLNFTGNFKDGKGYLYWQTATEKNNKEFAIERSRDGINFDNIGSVPGKGNSQVLNNYNFVDISSSTGLNYYRLKQIDTDDSFKYYKTIVIDNTDSNQELLVFPNPSSNGLYTIKSGENSVDGVTIYSVDMKLIKQIGITSGELNLSLEELADGLYNMIFTTNGTQKVKRLLKSTRGN
- the paaA gene encoding 1,2-phenylacetyl-CoA epoxidase subunit PaaA, with amino-acid sequence MSVVNFEDLFESKLAKNEMIEPKDWMPENYRKHLIRQISQHAHSEIVGMLPEGNWISRAPSLRAKLVLMAKVQDEGGHGLYLYTAAESLGTSRDEMLDALLTGKAKYSSIFNYPTLTWADVGAVGWLVDGAAIMNQVMLQRSSYGPYSRAMVRICKEESFHQRQGYEIMTHLAFGTQGQKEMAQDALNRWWFPTLMMFGPPDRESPNSENAIKWRIKRETNDQLRQRFVNQTVIQAEYLGLTIPDKNLKWNEERKEYDFSEPDWAEFKNVIKGNGPCNKERMTSRNKSHKEGEWVRAAAAAYGKKQMKQAQEAA